The Myxocyprinus asiaticus isolate MX2 ecotype Aquarium Trade chromosome 46, UBuf_Myxa_2, whole genome shotgun sequence genome includes the window agcaatacatctagatAACATTGACAGAATTATAAAAAAATCCACCAGCTGGTATATAATtcgcaaacaataaaaacattataaacgcatacattagctgatcaacttacagcgTAAGGCTCgttgcttgccattgtcagtttgctcgttcctgttgcgtgcctcaacctggcaacccgtgagctttgagtctggggtgGAGgtggcgggggagacaactctctctccaatattttgaatttgtactGCAGTAcccattataaatgttttatgccaatgttacatattgctcctttaatagAAACTGTTATGTTCATTTTTGCATGTAAATTATTCAGTTTGTGAGAACACAATTCAGTAACTTTTAAACGTTTATGTAGATGTGCAACAGTGTGTCAAGAGTGGAAactgcttcttttttattttttttgtcggTTGCATGAAAAATCCCAgttgaaaatgtatatttgtacACTTTCTTAGAAGGTATTGGcttaattaacattaaacatatgTTAAGTTttattcacctaaaaatgttttCCACAAATATAACATCTCTTTAGATTTTCTTCCTGGTTATTGTTAGTATATATTATAAGAGCTGAATGCAATTGGCTAAACGCAGAAATGGTTAAATGTTGCATTTCTATGTTCAGAGGAGCTCTGGCTGCAACTATATAAATGCAAATCACCATTatgagatttattttaatttgatatatttcaTTTCACATCAGAAACCCAATTAAAGATAGGATAACAATATCCTCAACAACACTGACATTCAAAAGCTTTATAACCATAAAATAGAGACATGTTACAAATTGCATATGTGGCTAACAGGGGCCAATTGCATTGAAATGCAAGTGCAAAGGTCAAAGTGACCATGTTCTTTGATGTAGTTGTGTAATGCAAAAgttattttattcagaaaattgaACTGATAACATGGTAGAAAGAACCTGCCATGTACCATTCATAATCACATTTAAAGTTCATTCATTGTAATCAATGAAAAGGTAAGGTATAAGTCAGCACAATTTCTTTGCATTCAAAGCATTATTCCTTGTCCATTCTTCTCAGTGTTGCTTTCTTCTGAAAGAGCAACCTATTCCAAATGGAAAAGAAAATATGTTACTTAGGCTTTTCAGGCTTTATCACTCATGAACTACAGCAGTATGAGACATTGTAGCAGATGTAATAATGCCCATTTGTAGTTACTTCTGATGCTATAACTACAAATCAATGACCTATGTGGTATTCCAGATAGACTAGATATTTAAAACCACAAATACACACCCTCAGTGAGCCTGGCTTTCCCTCCTGTGGGCTGGCACAACACTGTTGAACATCCAACACACAACACAACCGTCTGTGCATGACTAAACACAGTTGTGATCTTATAACAACCTAAACAGTGAAGAAAACacatatttagcattatattttctaataaaaaaatttaaaaaatcagttaaCAAGCATTTTCATTCACATATTCATGCTATAACATAACATAAGTTATACAAtcaatgcacaatgaaatataaCCCGTAATACACTATCCAAATATTCTGTAGATTTTATACCTGGACATTTCACATCCATGAAGTAAGAGTTGGGGCTTTGCACAAGTCTCTTCTTCTTATGCTGTCTTCTCTCGAATTCAAAGGAAGGGTTGAGCAGATCTCTGGCCAGCTGTTACAAACAAAACAAGAgcaaatatacataaatacatgcaTGCATACATCATCTCAACAACATGACTGTCATTTTTACTGTGAAAATGATTCAGATTTAATTAGATTTCCCACATTTTGGATCAAAAATTAGATTTCCCAATTTAGCTACGCAACAACACAATAAAAACCAAATGTCACTAAATGCCTCATGCGCAGTAACTTAATTATATACGGCAACAATTAAAAGCAATCgaaaataattcaaataactgACGCCATGATTTCttagaccaaaaaagaaaaaatggtgATCAAAAAGAATAGCCATTTTCTGATCACTTCCATCATTACCTGTTAAATCGAtcaggaaaacaaataaaaatgcttacttgaccaaaaaataaataaaatacaatttacacATCAATCTGGCTTTAATCTGTCACTTTGTCTGGCGCGATGCGACAGTTTTAATGTTACACGTGCGAGGTAAATCTTTAGGCCCTAACTGAACCATCGCCATGCGAAACCACAAACTTCACGTGTTTATTGCACGGCTAAAAATGAGCAATAACTGTAATATTATTAGGACAACAGGCGAAAGAGCATATACTAACAGCTGTCAAACGCTGGAATCGGTGTATAATTGAGAAAAATACACTTACAGGCATTGTCGGGAGCTAAAGATGTTCGCATTCGTGTTACTGCTGCTTTCCTCGACACTGAATCTCTGAGACTGCAGTGTTGCCAAGTGCAGCTTCATATGGGACATCTGAATACAAGACATGCCCAGGCATGCTCCGCCATAAAACACGCCTTAATACATTAGTCCGTAGCCAAACTTTCCAGGGATTTCCCGAACATTAATGCAATATAACATTGTTAAAGGGCAACAGTAAACGAT containing:
- the LOC127436109 gene encoding 40S ribosomal protein S27-like, whose product is MPLARDLLNPSFEFERRQHKKKRLVQSPNSYFMDVKCPGCYKITTVFSHAQTVVLCVGCSTVLCQPTGGKARLTEGCSFRRKQH